From one Dyella sp. 2HG41-7 genomic stretch:
- a CDS encoding TIGR03013 family XrtA/PEP-CTERM system glycosyltransferase, which translates to MLRFLRRQTVRWLLLFGLTELLLLSSSLYIAMHLRYLRNADELIDVSHHLMLRALIFALVIMLGMAALGEYRTHLRTTWQGAVARQAVGFVIGGLLLAVGYYVVPQAYVGRGVLSMALALSFLAVMMFRLLFMRVVDIESLKPRLLILGTGQRAAQIHNRMRRRADRRGFTVVGYVPCPGDDIVIPEDKLIRFDVPLPALVKREQIDEIVVGVDDRRGRLPMDGLLQCRQAGVLITDLTTFFERESGRVQLSWLEPSWLVFSGGFQATPIHRLTKRCFDIAAAAVLLLLCWPLMLAVALAIRLESGPNQPILYRQERVGENGNTFWLLKFRSMRTDAERDGIARWASKHDDRVTRVGRICRKLRFDELPQLWNVLKSDMSIVGPRPERPQFVADLATKIPFYSLRHCLKPGLAGWAQLSYPYGASEEDAAEKLKYDLFYVKNHNLLFDMLILIETVEVVLFSRGAR; encoded by the coding sequence ATGCTTCGCTTTTTGCGACGCCAGACGGTGCGCTGGTTATTGCTATTCGGCTTGACCGAATTGCTGCTCCTTTCGTCTTCGCTTTACATAGCGATGCACCTTCGCTATTTGCGCAATGCCGATGAATTGATCGATGTTTCGCATCACTTGATGCTGCGCGCTCTTATCTTCGCGTTGGTCATCATGCTAGGCATGGCTGCACTCGGCGAATACCGCACCCATTTGCGCACGACCTGGCAAGGCGCGGTAGCGCGCCAGGCCGTCGGCTTTGTCATCGGCGGCTTGTTACTGGCCGTCGGCTACTACGTTGTGCCGCAAGCGTATGTAGGCCGCGGCGTGCTGAGCATGGCGCTGGCATTGAGTTTTCTGGCCGTGATGATGTTTCGCCTGCTTTTTATGCGTGTGGTCGACATCGAGTCGCTCAAGCCGCGTCTCTTGATTCTCGGCACCGGTCAACGCGCCGCGCAGATCCATAACCGTATGCGCCGCCGCGCGGATCGCCGCGGCTTTACGGTCGTGGGATACGTGCCCTGCCCTGGCGACGACATCGTCATTCCCGAAGATAAATTGATCCGGTTCGACGTTCCGCTGCCCGCCCTGGTCAAGCGCGAGCAAATCGACGAAATCGTCGTCGGCGTCGATGATCGCCGCGGCCGGTTGCCGATGGACGGCTTGCTGCAATGCCGGCAGGCCGGCGTCCTGATTACCGACCTTACGACCTTTTTCGAACGCGAATCCGGTCGCGTGCAGTTGTCGTGGCTGGAGCCATCCTGGCTGGTATTTTCCGGCGGTTTTCAGGCTACGCCGATTCATCGCCTGACCAAGCGTTGCTTCGACATCGCGGCAGCAGCGGTGCTGTTGCTGCTGTGCTGGCCGTTGATGCTGGCTGTCGCCCTGGCGATTCGGCTCGAATCCGGCCCCAATCAACCGATTCTGTATCGGCAAGAGCGCGTCGGCGAAAACGGCAACACGTTTTGGTTGCTCAAATTCCGCAGCATGCGCACCGATGCCGAACGCGACGGTATCGCACGTTGGGCTAGCAAGCACGACGACCGCGTTACGCGCGTCGGCCGTATTTGTCGCAAATTGCGCTTCGACGAACTGCCGCAGCTATGGAATGTGCTCAAGAGCGACATGAGCATTGTCGGTCCGCGTCCGGAACGCCCGCAATTCGTGGCCGATTTGGCGACGAAAATTCCGTTCTATAGCTTGCGTCATTGCTTGAAGCCCGGCCTCGCCGGATGGGCGCAATTGAGTTATCCGTACGGCGCATCGGAAGAAGATGCCGCCGAAAAGCTCAAATACGACCTTTTTTACGTCAAAAACCACAACTTGCTGTTCGACATGCTGATTCTCATCGAAACCGTGGAGGTCGTTTTGTTCAGTCGCGGAGCGCGTTGA
- a CDS encoding polyketide synthase, whose amino-acid sequence MNASVAKPQDGMAEGSTLFDVLPSQTDISANGWTRREYALEGSMIAALRDTSQRCGSNESTLFCAALALTESRLTGAQNVVVSCVDANGSKQLSIDLSRDGSRDAWLQVFCISLDHAAPIACRTAWAIGNDIYSRDVEHEGDTSASSSWNIQATAARIEVTFRAPLNAAAIDLLHAGVMRALAWLCAPSDSDLSSFDVCDPDERHRMLVEWNATAVTRREADSVHDLFAAQALQHPHSLAIESPTLHLSYAELDARANRVAAGLIAAGVNVGAPVALLLERSPEALIAVLGILKAGAAYLPLDPSYPAERLAFVINDARAALIIAGAQSPAIPGVELPVVQLEQLQGDATTTGLPTVDGSALAYVMYTSGSTGTPKGVEITHRSIIRLVRDVTYVDLSGEPCVLHAAPLGFDASTLEIWGALLNGGACIVHDEKIPTGAGLKNTIESRGARIAWLTAALFNAIVDEDAQNLRGLKQLLIGGEALSVAHVHKAYAALPDITIINGYGPTECTTFAATYRIPRDLDAHDRSVPIGAPIADTTLYVLNGYREPVPVGVIGELFIGGGGLARGYLARVELTAERFVAHPFGAAGERLYRTGDLVRWLSTGVIEFVGRADGQIKIRGYRIEIGEIEAALQRLPGVRACAVLAREDRPGQKQLVAYYVAEDASINARALRDQLTHALPEFMVPAIFIAMESLPVTANGKLDRRALPAPDNDRPELAGVYVPAAGKTEQRLCEVFADLLGLDRVGRNDHFFELGGNSLLAVRTVTRIHTELATKIPTIAAFFGTPTPVALAAMIDQGDARAALASRLSHHRSPTDAEPVAIIAMAGRFPGANDVETFWDNLCAGRESITFFGADQLDPSIPTEQRKDPAYVAARGVIDGVENFDAAFFGISPREAELMDPQQRIFLELCWECLERGGYTPDEQKVPVGVFGGMHNATYFQRHISMRPDLVDKFGAFQVMLANEKDYLATRIAHKLNLTGPAISMNTACSTSLVAICQAFDALRAGHCDMALAGGSSISCPPRSGYLSQEGSMLSPDGHTRSFDADARGTVFSDGAAVVLLKRLSDALRDGDPIYAVIRGGAVNNDGGAKASFTAPSSAGQAAVITMALENAGVQANSISYVETHGTATPLGDPIEIEGLAQVFRQSTNERGVCAIGSVKSNVGHLVMAAGATGVIKTALSLAERRLPPSLHFRANNPKLDLANSPFFVNDSVRAWRFDGGPLRAGVSSFGVGGTNAHVVLEEPPQREPSDAAEGPQLLLLSARTDAALGHAVEQLGAHLSTQPDAQLADVAWTLCKGRKVFAHRVYVVAESTEDAAKRLQELAVSASGKTALNPAPGVVFMFPGQGSQYAGMGRALYESEPAFGEALDECTEILREELGFDLRERLFADDADALRATALTQPAIFAIEYSLARLWMSYGVKPVAMIGHSVGEFVAAVIAGVMDLADGARLIARRGRLMQALPAGSMLSVRMDATQLASRLPATLSLAAENAPNACVVSGETPLVQAFQTELEQAGVACRLLHTSHAFHSSMMDPALPSFRQEVEHIALSAPRIPIASTLTGNMLSNDEATSPAYWTRHLRGTVRFSMALQTLLAEPQHAFLEVGPRTTLSLLARQHTQSRGRVVLASLADSPSNERATWLDAVGQSWSQGVDVAVDRLDRRQRKFRVRLPTYPFERKRHWIDAPPASDALPTATVSNVVTLPVRTEPAVAAATPINLIPEATMAPAPTSTSSRATRLIAQLSALFEDVAGTEFEGVDPATHFVELGLDSLSLTQVALQLQKTFALKITFRELMESHSSFGSLAQHIDRLLPPETEAVVAAAESTVVAAPAAPVVTTNQVSAMSIPANGGLIQDVIQQQMLIMQQQLALLASAGNAAPAAAPAVVAPAVAAPPAPTPVATAPMPPLAAQPATDTPPDEEAALAHTTYDVKKAFGAIARIHSGSTELTGRQRVRLDAFMRRYIERTRKSKAYTEENRAHLADPRVVNGFRPLLKEIIYQIVVERSKGSKVWDLDGNEYVDALNGFGMNLFGWQPDFVLDAVRKQLDTGYEIGPQHPLAGVVAKQICDITGFDRAALCNTGSEAVMGTVRVARTVTGRDTLVIFTGSYHGIFDEVIVRGTKKLRSVPAAPGILRNTSEHVLVLDYGTPESLAIIRERASSIAAVLVEPVQSRRPDFQPREFLQELRAITADAGALLIFDEVVTGFRSHPRGAQAVLGIDADLASYGKVVGGGFPIGVIAGKRKFMDALDGGGWQFGDASIPTVGVTYFAGTFVRHPLALAAAHAVLDHLKTSGAALQERLNARTTSLAKELNTFCGDVGAPIKVTHFASVWKTNFLEDHPLQDLLFAMMRSRGIHILDNFPCFFTTAHGEEDFVAIAKAFKESVLELQEAEFLPRRVKTEARPLDAANPPVAGARLGKDEEGKPTWFVPNPDVPGKYMKLSA is encoded by the coding sequence ATGAATGCCAGTGTCGCCAAGCCCCAGGACGGAATGGCTGAAGGCAGCACGCTTTTCGACGTACTGCCATCCCAAACCGACATCAGCGCAAACGGCTGGACGCGCCGTGAGTACGCGCTCGAAGGATCGATGATTGCAGCATTGCGCGACACCTCGCAGCGATGCGGAAGTAACGAATCCACCCTCTTTTGCGCAGCGTTGGCGCTCACCGAATCGCGACTCACCGGTGCGCAGAATGTCGTAGTCAGTTGTGTCGATGCGAACGGATCGAAGCAGCTGTCGATCGATCTATCGCGTGATGGAAGCCGCGACGCATGGCTGCAAGTGTTCTGCATCTCGCTAGACCATGCAGCGCCCATCGCATGCCGCACCGCCTGGGCCATTGGCAATGACATTTATTCGCGCGATGTCGAGCATGAGGGCGACACATCGGCCAGCAGCTCCTGGAACATACAAGCTACCGCTGCGCGCATCGAAGTAACCTTCCGCGCGCCACTCAATGCCGCTGCGATCGACTTGCTCCATGCCGGCGTGATGCGCGCCTTGGCCTGGTTATGCGCGCCAAGCGATAGCGACTTGTCGTCCTTCGACGTGTGCGATCCCGACGAACGCCATCGCATGTTGGTCGAATGGAATGCCACTGCCGTAACGCGCCGCGAGGCCGATTCGGTCCACGACCTTTTTGCAGCGCAAGCTCTTCAGCATCCGCATTCGTTGGCGATCGAATCGCCTACGCTCCATCTGTCCTACGCCGAACTCGATGCGCGCGCCAATCGCGTGGCGGCAGGCTTGATCGCCGCCGGCGTCAATGTCGGCGCACCGGTCGCCCTATTGCTCGAACGCTCACCGGAAGCGCTGATCGCCGTACTTGGCATCCTCAAAGCCGGCGCCGCCTATCTGCCGCTCGATCCGAGTTATCCGGCGGAGCGTCTCGCCTTTGTGATCAACGACGCGCGTGCCGCACTGATCATTGCCGGCGCGCAATCACCGGCGATTCCCGGTGTCGAATTACCCGTTGTGCAGCTTGAGCAATTGCAAGGCGATGCGACGACGACCGGCCTTCCTACCGTCGACGGTAGCGCGCTCGCCTATGTGATGTACACGTCCGGCTCGACCGGCACGCCCAAAGGCGTTGAGATCACGCATCGATCCATCATTCGCTTGGTGCGCGATGTCACGTATGTGGACCTGAGCGGTGAGCCCTGCGTACTGCATGCCGCCCCGCTCGGTTTCGATGCGTCCACGCTGGAAATTTGGGGAGCCTTGCTCAACGGCGGCGCGTGCATCGTGCACGACGAAAAAATTCCTACCGGTGCCGGGCTGAAAAACACCATCGAGAGCCGCGGCGCCCGCATCGCCTGGCTGACGGCGGCGCTGTTCAACGCCATCGTCGACGAAGACGCGCAGAACTTACGCGGTCTCAAGCAGCTTCTGATCGGGGGCGAAGCCTTATCGGTCGCGCATGTGCACAAAGCCTACGCCGCATTGCCCGATATCACCATTATCAACGGCTACGGCCCGACCGAGTGCACGACCTTCGCTGCGACGTATCGCATTCCACGCGACCTCGACGCGCACGATCGGTCGGTGCCGATTGGCGCACCGATTGCCGACACCACGCTGTACGTGTTGAACGGCTACCGCGAACCGGTGCCGGTCGGCGTCATCGGCGAGTTGTTTATCGGCGGCGGCGGCCTGGCGCGCGGTTATTTGGCGCGCGTTGAATTGACGGCCGAGCGATTCGTAGCGCATCCCTTCGGCGCCGCTGGTGAGCGTCTATATCGCACCGGCGATCTCGTACGCTGGTTGTCGACGGGTGTAATCGAATTCGTCGGCAGAGCCGATGGCCAGATCAAGATTCGCGGCTACCGGATCGAAATCGGTGAAATCGAAGCGGCTCTGCAACGCTTGCCTGGCGTGCGCGCATGCGCGGTGCTGGCGCGCGAAGATCGGCCAGGGCAAAAGCAGCTGGTAGCGTATTACGTTGCCGAGGATGCATCGATCAACGCGCGCGCCTTGCGCGATCAGTTGACGCATGCCTTACCGGAATTCATGGTGCCAGCCATCTTTATCGCGATGGAGTCGCTACCCGTAACGGCAAACGGAAAACTCGACCGTCGCGCCCTGCCCGCACCGGACAACGATCGTCCAGAGCTGGCCGGCGTCTATGTTCCGGCGGCGGGGAAAACCGAACAACGCCTCTGCGAAGTGTTCGCCGACTTGCTCGGTCTGGATCGCGTCGGTCGCAACGATCATTTCTTCGAGCTTGGCGGCAACTCGCTGCTGGCCGTGCGCACGGTAACGCGCATTCATACCGAGCTGGCAACGAAAATACCGACGATCGCAGCGTTCTTTGGCACGCCGACGCCCGTCGCGCTCGCCGCGATGATCGATCAAGGCGACGCGCGCGCCGCACTCGCATCGCGCCTTTCCCATCACCGCTCACCGACCGATGCCGAACCCGTCGCCATCATCGCGATGGCCGGACGCTTCCCCGGCGCGAACGATGTCGAGACGTTCTGGGACAACCTCTGCGCCGGCCGCGAGTCGATCACCTTTTTCGGCGCGGACCAACTCGACCCGAGCATCCCGACCGAACAACGCAAAGACCCGGCGTACGTCGCGGCGCGTGGCGTGATCGACGGCGTGGAAAATTTCGATGCAGCTTTTTTCGGCATTTCACCGCGCGAAGCGGAGCTGATGGACCCGCAGCAACGGATCTTCCTCGAGCTGTGCTGGGAATGCCTAGAGCGCGGCGGTTATACGCCGGATGAGCAAAAAGTGCCCGTAGGCGTCTTCGGCGGCATGCATAACGCCACCTATTTCCAGCGCCATATCAGCATGCGCCCCGACTTGGTCGACAAGTTTGGTGCGTTCCAGGTGATGCTGGCCAACGAAAAGGATTACCTCGCCACACGCATCGCTCACAAACTCAATCTGACCGGCCCGGCAATCAGCATGAATACCGCATGCTCGACGTCGCTGGTCGCGATTTGCCAAGCGTTCGATGCGTTGCGCGCCGGTCACTGCGATATGGCGCTTGCCGGCGGCTCGTCGATTTCGTGTCCGCCGCGCAGCGGCTATCTCTCGCAAGAAGGCTCGATGCTGTCGCCCGATGGGCACACCCGCAGTTTCGATGCGGATGCGCGCGGCACGGTGTTCAGCGACGGCGCCGCAGTCGTGCTGTTGAAACGCCTCTCGGATGCCTTGCGCGACGGTGATCCGATCTACGCCGTGATTCGTGGCGGCGCCGTCAATAACGATGGCGGCGCCAAGGCGAGCTTCACCGCGCCCAGCAGCGCGGGGCAAGCCGCCGTGATCACCATGGCGCTGGAAAACGCTGGCGTGCAGGCCAATTCGATTTCCTACGTGGAAACGCACGGCACCGCGACACCCCTGGGCGATCCCATCGAAATCGAAGGATTGGCGCAGGTCTTTCGTCAAAGCACGAACGAGCGCGGCGTTTGCGCAATCGGTTCGGTGAAAAGCAATGTCGGCCATCTCGTGATGGCGGCCGGCGCAACCGGCGTGATCAAGACGGCGCTGTCCTTGGCCGAACGCCGACTGCCACCGTCGCTGCATTTCCGCGCCAACAACCCGAAGCTCGATCTCGCCAACTCGCCGTTCTTCGTCAACGACTCGGTGCGTGCATGGCGTTTCGACGGCGGCCCGCTGCGCGCCGGCGTAAGTTCGTTTGGCGTGGGCGGCACGAACGCGCATGTCGTGCTCGAAGAACCGCCGCAACGCGAACCTTCCGATGCCGCCGAAGGCCCGCAGCTGTTGTTGCTATCCGCGCGTACCGATGCGGCGCTCGGCCATGCGGTAGAGCAACTGGGCGCACACCTCTCAACGCAACCAGATGCTCAGTTGGCCGATGTTGCCTGGACCCTGTGCAAGGGTCGCAAGGTGTTTGCGCATCGCGTCTACGTCGTCGCAGAAAGCACCGAAGACGCTGCGAAGCGACTGCAGGAGCTGGCCGTATCAGCCTCTGGAAAAACCGCCCTCAATCCTGCACCGGGCGTGGTCTTTATGTTCCCCGGCCAGGGATCTCAATACGCCGGCATGGGGCGCGCGTTATACGAATCGGAACCCGCATTCGGCGAAGCGCTTGACGAATGCACAGAGATCCTTCGCGAGGAACTCGGGTTCGACTTGCGCGAACGATTGTTTGCGGACGACGCCGACGCGCTGCGTGCAACCGCGCTGACGCAGCCAGCCATCTTTGCCATCGAATATTCGCTCGCGCGCTTGTGGATGAGCTACGGCGTGAAGCCCGTCGCCATGATCGGCCACAGCGTAGGCGAGTTCGTCGCGGCCGTGATCGCCGGTGTGATGGATCTTGCCGACGGCGCACGCCTGATCGCCCGCCGCGGACGCCTGATGCAGGCGCTGCCGGCCGGATCGATGTTGTCCGTGCGCATGGACGCGACGCAACTGGCGAGTCGCCTGCCGGCCACCTTGTCGCTCGCCGCCGAAAACGCGCCGAACGCGTGCGTTGTCTCGGGCGAAACACCGCTAGTTCAGGCGTTTCAGACGGAACTCGAACAAGCCGGCGTTGCGTGCCGGCTGCTGCACACGTCGCACGCGTTCCACTCATCGATGATGGACCCAGCGCTGCCGTCGTTCCGTCAGGAAGTAGAACATATCGCATTGTCGGCGCCGCGCATCCCGATCGCCTCTACGTTGACGGGTAACATGCTTAGCAACGACGAAGCGACATCGCCGGCTTATTGGACACGGCATCTGCGCGGCACCGTACGTTTTTCGATGGCGCTGCAAACGCTGCTTGCCGAACCGCAACACGCGTTCCTCGAAGTAGGCCCGCGCACCACGCTCAGTCTGTTGGCGCGCCAACACACACAAAGCCGTGGCCGCGTGGTGCTCGCCTCGCTGGCCGACAGCCCATCGAACGAACGCGCCACATGGCTCGATGCGGTTGGCCAGAGTTGGTCGCAGGGCGTCGATGTTGCGGTTGATCGATTGGATCGCCGTCAACGCAAATTCCGCGTGCGCCTGCCGACGTATCCGTTCGAGCGCAAGCGCCACTGGATCGACGCACCACCGGCCTCCGACGCATTGCCGACGGCAACCGTATCGAACGTCGTCACGCTTCCCGTGCGCACCGAACCTGCCGTAGCGGCCGCCACACCTATCAACCTTATTCCGGAGGCCACCATGGCCCCTGCTCCGACCTCTACGTCCTCGCGCGCCACGCGCCTGATCGCTCAACTCAGCGCGCTCTTCGAAGACGTCGCCGGCACCGAATTCGAAGGTGTGGACCCGGCCACGCATTTCGTCGAACTCGGTCTCGATTCGCTGTCGCTGACGCAAGTAGCGCTGCAGCTGCAGAAGACCTTCGCGCTGAAGATCACGTTCCGCGAACTGATGGAATCGCATTCCTCGTTCGGCAGCCTGGCCCAGCATATCGACCGGCTACTGCCGCCCGAAACCGAAGCCGTCGTCGCAGCGGCCGAATCGACCGTCGTCGCCGCACCCGCGGCACCTGTCGTTACGACAAATCAGGTATCTGCTATGTCCATACCAGCCAATGGCGGATTGATACAGGACGTGATCCAGCAGCAAATGCTGATCATGCAGCAGCAGTTGGCGTTGCTCGCGAGCGCGGGCAACGCGGCGCCGGCAGCCGCGCCCGCTGTCGTTGCACCAGCAGTAGCCGCGCCACCCGCACCAACACCCGTCGCGACTGCGCCGATGCCGCCACTCGCCGCGCAACCGGCTACCGACACACCGCCCGATGAAGAAGCGGCGCTCGCGCACACGACGTACGACGTCAAAAAAGCGTTCGGCGCGATTGCACGCATTCACTCAGGCTCGACCGAACTGACGGGTCGGCAGCGCGTTCGCCTCGACGCTTTCATGCGCCGATACATCGAGCGCACGCGGAAATCGAAAGCCTATACCGAAGAAAATCGGGCACATCTGGCCGATCCGCGCGTCGTCAACGGATTCCGTCCGCTGCTGAAAGAAATCATCTATCAAATCGTCGTCGAACGCTCCAAGGGCTCAAAGGTATGGGACCTGGACGGCAACGAATACGTCGACGCGCTAAACGGCTTCGGCATGAATTTGTTCGGCTGGCAACCCGATTTCGTGCTCGACGCTGTACGCAAACAACTCGATACCGGTTACGAAATCGGACCACAACATCCGCTGGCCGGCGTCGTCGCCAAACAAATCTGCGACATCACCGGATTCGATCGTGCCGCGCTATGCAACACCGGATCGGAAGCGGTGATGGGTACAGTTCGCGTGGCGCGTACGGTTACCGGTCGCGACACGTTGGTGATTTTTACCGGCTCGTACCACGGCATTTTCGATGAAGTGATCGTGCGCGGCACGAAGAAATTGCGCTCGGTGCCGGCTGCGCCGGGAATTTTGCGCAACACGTCCGAGCATGTGCTTGTGCTCGACTACGGCACACCCGAATCGCTCGCCATCATCCGCGAGCGCGCCTCGTCGATTGCCGCCGTGCTGGTCGAACCCGTGCAAAGCCGTCGCCCCGATTTCCAGCCGCGCGAGTTCCTACAGGAACTGCGCGCGATTACCGCCGATGCGGGCGCGTTATTGATCTTCGATGAAGTGGTCACCGGTTTCCGCTCGCATCCGCGTGGTGCGCAAGCGGTGCTCGGCATCGATGCCGATCTGGCCTCGTACGGCAAGGTCGTCGGCGGCGGTTTCCCGATTGGTGTGATCGCGGGCAAACGCAAATTTATGGATGCGCTCGACGGCGGTGGCTGGCAATTCGGCGACGCGTCGATTCCGACGGTCGGCGTTACGTATTTCGCCGGCACGTTTGTGCGCCATCCGCTTGCGCTCGCCGCCGCGCACGCGGTGCTCGATCATCTCAAGACGTCGGGCGCCGCCCTGCAGGAGCGCCTCAATGCGCGCACGACCTCGCTAGCCAAAGAATTGAATACCTTCTGCGGCGATGTAGGCGCACCGATCAAGGTGACGCACTTTGCGTCCGTGTGGAAGACGAATTTCCTCGAAGATCATCCGCTGCAGGATTTGTTGTTCGCGATGATGCGCAGCCGTGGCATTCATATTCTCGACAACTTCCCGTGCTTCTTTACCACTGCGCATGGCGAAGAAGATTTTGTGGCGATCGCCAAGGCTTTCAAGGAATCCGTACTCGAATTGCAGGAAGCCGAGTTCTTGCCCCGTCGCGTCAAGACCGAAGCGCGTCCGCTCGATGCCGCCAACCCGCCTGTCGCCGGCGCACGCCTGGGCAAGGACGAGGAAGGCAAACCGACGTGGTTCGTGCCCAATCCCGATGTTCCGGGCAAGTACATGAAATTGAGCGCTTGA
- a CDS encoding J domain-containing protein: protein MGNEVDFLDLYRQLRVGPDCDLNEFKQAYRRCVSRLHPDRKPPGYIGYSSPRGAQRLQQLNVQYEAAMAFQRLHGRLPGALPATSTATVAPPRATPSPHPPVRETISAARRTSSAPRRTNVKWLIPIAVVAIAFLFWGASAVAPSSDGANDNPTHDGDTSSVEAPATPTLALGMSTENVRAIEGNPVVIRDDVWEYGPSWVRFDHGSVVDWYSSPLHSLKAAQTRPSGARN, encoded by the coding sequence ATGGGTAACGAGGTCGATTTTCTCGACTTGTACCGACAGTTGAGGGTGGGTCCTGATTGCGATTTGAACGAATTCAAGCAGGCCTACCGCCGCTGCGTGTCCAGACTTCATCCCGACCGCAAACCGCCGGGCTATATCGGCTATTCCAGCCCGCGCGGCGCGCAGCGGCTGCAGCAGCTCAATGTCCAGTACGAGGCAGCGATGGCGTTCCAGCGGCTTCATGGGCGCCTGCCTGGCGCGTTGCCGGCCACGTCCACCGCGACGGTCGCGCCGCCGAGGGCCACGCCTTCGCCGCATCCGCCCGTTCGGGAAACCATCAGCGCGGCACGGCGCACTTCCAGCGCGCCACGGCGTACAAACGTCAAATGGTTGATTCCGATTGCGGTAGTCGCGATCGCATTTCTGTTTTGGGGTGCGTCCGCCGTGGCGCCTTCATCGGATGGCGCCAACGACAACCCGACGCACGACGGCGACACGAGCTCCGTCGAGGCGCCGGCGACGCCGACGCTTGCGTTGGGGATGTCGACCGAAAACGTGCGCGCCATCGAGGGCAATCCTGTTGTGATTCGTGATGATGTTTGGGAGTACGGACCATCGTGGGTACGGTTCGACCACGGTTCGGTCGTCGATTGGTACAGCTCGCCGCTGCATTCGTTGAAGGCGGCTCAAACACGGCCATCCGGCGCGCGCAACTGA
- a CDS encoding cupin-like domain-containing protein, with amino-acid sequence MNNRATTLIDLDWDTFDPSRIQGVRHRLSDHPLLQPDQLVALGKRFQGSTRLFTFNNEAGADANFDDVGRLYPNRKSAADTVQGINDAKAWMLLRHVQDDPTYRSLVDMAMSPIQPLIERKDPGMHYRAGWIFVASPHTTTPFHIDRNHGILLQIRGTKKVYVWDAEDIEVCSEHARDVFHARHDLSLVKWNEAFRERAHVFTVGPGMGVYMPITSPHMVETGDEPSITISFTYSTAATRRNAMRHVVNDLLYRKGIRPTPVGKHQLVDTLTYATASVMVAAHGVGSRPPACPSLAHPSAYAVAD; translated from the coding sequence ATGAACAATCGTGCGACGACACTTATCGACCTTGACTGGGACACTTTCGATCCATCGCGCATCCAAGGCGTGCGCCACCGTTTGTCCGATCATCCGTTGTTGCAGCCCGATCAACTTGTAGCGCTGGGCAAGCGCTTCCAGGGCAGCACGCGGCTATTTACGTTCAACAACGAAGCCGGCGCCGATGCGAACTTCGACGACGTCGGTCGTCTGTATCCCAATCGCAAATCCGCGGCCGATACGGTGCAAGGTATCAACGACGCCAAGGCGTGGATGCTGCTGCGTCATGTGCAAGACGACCCCACCTACCGCAGCTTGGTGGATATGGCGATGAGCCCGATCCAACCGTTGATCGAGCGCAAGGATCCCGGCATGCATTACCGCGCGGGATGGATTTTCGTGGCGTCGCCGCACACCACCACGCCGTTTCATATCGACCGTAATCACGGCATCTTGCTGCAGATTCGCGGCACCAAAAAAGTGTACGTCTGGGACGCCGAAGACATCGAGGTATGCAGCGAGCACGCGCGCGATGTGTTCCATGCCCGTCACGATCTCAGCCTGGTGAAGTGGAACGAAGCCTTCCGCGAACGCGCGCACGTATTCACCGTTGGCCCTGGTATGGGCGTCTATATGCCCATCACCAGCCCGCATATGGTCGAAACGGGCGACGAGCCTTCCATCACCATCAGCTTCACGTACAGCACGGCGGCGACGCGACGGAATGCCATGCGTCATGTCGTCAACGACCTGCTTTATCGCAAAGGCATCCGGCCGACGCCGGTGGGCAAGCATCAACTCGTCGACACGCTGACCTATGCCACCGCGTCCGTCATGGTCGCGGCGCATGGTGTCGGCAGCCGACCTCCCGCCTGTCCATCGCTGGCGCATCCAAGCGCCTATGCGGTGGCCGATTAA